One Corallococcus exiguus DNA segment encodes these proteins:
- a CDS encoding phosphopantetheine-binding protein → MNPSPEEATSPTDTEAKLAAWWKELLGVEVVRPEDHFLEIGGNSLMATVLSNRIESELGVEVSMAELFNTLRAVATLCDELRQEQSA, encoded by the coding sequence ATGAACCCGAGCCCTGAAGAAGCCACCAGTCCCACGGACACGGAAGCGAAGCTCGCGGCGTGGTGGAAGGAGTTGCTGGGCGTGGAGGTCGTGCGCCCGGAGGACCACTTCCTGGAGATTGGCGGCAACTCCCTGATGGCCACGGTCCTGTCCAACCGCATCGAGAGCGAATTGGGCGTGGAGGTGTCCATGGCGGAGCTGTTCAACACGCTCCGGGCCGTGGCCACGCTGTGCGACGAACTGCGCCAGGAGCAGTCCGCTTGA
- a CDS encoding AMP-binding protein, which translates to MGQRFHNAAALEKGSEYRRKGWWRDTTVVDDLRRCVQAHPDKTAIIAARYFSKDITRLTYAELARYMDRFALGLRELGVGREDIVAVQLPNGWHFTALALACARLGAVIAPIPPDYRRREVEFILGRTEASVYVGPTSWTGHSHRDMARDIAGVLPSLRHRVLLGSNTDLQAGERDFERHFIEREWEKEASLEGVAPAAADDVCNILYTSGTTGEPKGVVHSHNTNYGITRALCDTLGIDGTDVVALPSLLTASTGFTYSYLMPMLLGATAIYMDVGDPELTLKLFEEHGVTFTYGIPTYLMNLIALQRKRQRNTSSLRQLATGSIPVPPHLIAAVREVFGVRLHTLWGMTENGAVTITRHEDAPDWPSQSDGRAVAWMETKIVPALAEDGTPYPDGTGRLMVRGASQCLTYFKRDDVYAAATDAEGWFDTGDLARDDGRGGIRIVGRLKDVIFRYGYKIPVVEVESALYSHPKVKEVAVVAHSDDKIGGERVCAVVVVREGEAPPTLNELRDHLKQQGMSNQYWPDRLDLIDEMPKTATGKVRKYLLRDRLKPA; encoded by the coding sequence ATGGGGCAGCGTTTCCATAACGCAGCGGCATTGGAGAAGGGTTCGGAGTACCGCCGAAAGGGTTGGTGGCGTGACACCACGGTGGTTGACGATCTGCGTCGCTGCGTCCAGGCGCACCCGGACAAGACCGCGATCATCGCCGCACGGTACTTTTCCAAGGACATCACGCGGCTGACGTACGCGGAGCTGGCGCGATACATGGATCGGTTCGCGCTGGGCCTGCGCGAGCTGGGCGTGGGGCGCGAGGACATCGTCGCGGTGCAGCTGCCCAACGGGTGGCACTTCACGGCGCTGGCGCTGGCGTGCGCGCGGTTGGGAGCGGTCATCGCGCCCATTCCGCCGGACTACCGGCGGCGCGAGGTGGAGTTCATCCTCGGGCGCACGGAGGCCTCCGTGTACGTGGGGCCCACGTCGTGGACGGGGCACTCACACCGGGACATGGCGCGCGACATCGCGGGGGTGCTGCCGTCGCTGCGCCACCGGGTGCTGCTGGGCAGCAACACCGACCTCCAAGCGGGCGAGCGGGACTTCGAGCGCCACTTCATCGAGCGCGAGTGGGAGAAGGAAGCGTCTCTGGAGGGCGTGGCCCCGGCGGCCGCGGACGACGTGTGCAACATCCTCTATACGTCCGGCACCACGGGTGAGCCGAAGGGCGTGGTGCACTCGCACAACACGAACTACGGCATCACGCGCGCGCTGTGCGACACGCTGGGCATCGACGGAACGGACGTGGTGGCGCTGCCGTCGCTGCTGACGGCGTCCACGGGGTTCACGTATTCGTACCTGATGCCCATGCTCCTGGGGGCCACGGCCATCTACATGGACGTGGGCGACCCGGAGCTGACGCTCAAGCTCTTCGAGGAGCACGGCGTCACGTTCACGTACGGCATTCCCACGTACCTGATGAACCTCATCGCGTTGCAGCGAAAGCGCCAGCGGAACACCTCCTCGCTCCGGCAGCTGGCCACGGGCTCCATCCCGGTGCCGCCGCACCTCATCGCGGCGGTGCGCGAGGTGTTCGGCGTGCGGCTGCACACGCTGTGGGGCATGACGGAGAACGGTGCGGTCACCATCACCCGGCATGAAGATGCACCGGACTGGCCCAGCCAGAGCGACGGGCGCGCGGTGGCGTGGATGGAGACGAAGATCGTCCCCGCGCTCGCGGAGGACGGCACGCCGTATCCGGACGGGACGGGGCGGCTGATGGTGCGAGGCGCCAGCCAGTGCCTCACCTACTTCAAGCGCGACGACGTGTACGCCGCGGCGACGGACGCGGAGGGCTGGTTCGACACGGGCGACCTGGCGCGCGACGACGGGCGGGGTGGCATCCGCATCGTGGGGCGGCTGAAGGACGTCATCTTCCGGTACGGGTACAAGATCCCCGTGGTGGAGGTGGAGTCCGCGCTGTACTCGCACCCGAAGGTGAAGGAGGTCGCGGTCGTCGCGCACTCGGACGACAAGATTGGCGGCGAGCGGGTGTGCGCCGTCGTCGTGGTGCGCGAGGGCGAGGCCCCGCCCACGCTCAACGAGCTGCGCGACCATCTCAAGCAGCAGGGCATGTCCAACCAGTACTGGCCGGACCGCCTGGACCTCATCGACGAGATGCCCAAGACGGCCACCGGCAAGGTGCGCAAGTATCTGCTGCGCGACAGGCTGAAGCCCGCGTGA
- a CDS encoding thiamine pyrophosphate-dependent enzyme: MTFSANPTTPGLSRDARTPDEPTASGGPVVPARTSDGAAGAASDAGLALLPRRALRIRRTIVRLAATPSGCHLGGSLSMVEILVALLGRVMRVDPRAPKSPERDHLILSKGHAAAGLYAALAEFGFVDVETLVREYNADGSIFTGHVNAAVPGVEFATGSLGHGLGLGVGLTLGHVLRGEPNRTFVVCGDGEMGEGSNWEALQVASHRKLTGLTLIIDRNGGQNDGPTEAILSQEALVQRLDAFGFQSLEVDGHDLPALVAALEAPVVGGRPRAIVARTRKGAGVPMLKGKGPHYAVFSPEHLRRALASLGEDGQ, encoded by the coding sequence ATGACTTTCTCGGCGAATCCAACGACCCCCGGGCTGTCGCGCGACGCGCGGACGCCAGATGAACCCACGGCCTCCGGTGGCCCGGTGGTGCCTGCCCGCACCAGTGACGGGGCTGCGGGCGCCGCGTCGGATGCGGGGCTGGCGTTGCTGCCCCGGCGGGCCCTGCGGATCCGGCGGACCATCGTGCGGCTGGCGGCGACGCCGTCGGGCTGTCACCTGGGCGGCTCGCTGTCGATGGTGGAGATTCTGGTGGCGCTGCTGGGCCGGGTGATGCGCGTGGATCCGCGCGCGCCGAAGTCACCGGAGCGCGACCACCTCATCCTGTCCAAGGGGCACGCGGCGGCGGGGCTCTACGCGGCGCTGGCGGAGTTCGGCTTCGTGGACGTGGAGACGCTGGTGCGCGAGTACAACGCGGACGGCAGCATCTTCACCGGCCACGTGAACGCGGCGGTGCCGGGCGTGGAGTTCGCCACCGGCAGCCTGGGCCATGGGCTGGGGTTGGGTGTGGGGCTGACGCTCGGGCATGTGCTGCGCGGGGAACCCAACCGCACCTTCGTCGTCTGCGGCGACGGAGAGATGGGCGAGGGCTCCAACTGGGAAGCGCTCCAGGTGGCGTCGCACCGCAAGCTCACCGGCCTCACGCTGATCATCGACCGCAACGGCGGACAGAACGACGGCCCCACCGAAGCCATCCTGTCGCAGGAGGCGTTGGTGCAGAGGCTGGACGCGTTCGGCTTCCAGTCGCTGGAGGTGGACGGGCACGACCTGCCCGCATTGGTGGCGGCGCTGGAGGCGCCCGTCGTGGGCGGACGTCCGCGCGCCATCGTCGCGCGGACGCGCAAGGGCGCGGGTGTGCCGATGCTCAAGGGCAAGGGGCCGCACTACGCGGTGTTCTCGCCGGAGCACCTGCGCCGGGCGCTCGCGTCGCTGGGGGAGGACGGCCAGTGA
- a CDS encoding transketolase family protein, whose product MSASLESTVDLAWAPEAWLAAHPELSSRLVFRHAAARFAEEDARVVFLEADLGGGGDPFEARHPQRYFNLGICEATMLDMACGLAHGGHTVIAHSFAAFGVMRACEQVRLNLAYARANVKLVCDYGGVAGAFFGPTHHAIEDLAVLRAMPNLTVVSPADGLETVHATRAMLQHDGPVYLRLGRNRVTRLDIPRPPFELGRAALLREGDDVGLLAHGEVGVSVALDAAKLLDAQGVSARVLNVHTLKPLDEEAVRETAARTRLLVTVEEHNVLGGLGSAVCETVCSLDLQRRVLRVGLQDRYDSRAGSHEALLKGHGLEGGQVAERIMGVLPRTPVFAVESATRRD is encoded by the coding sequence GTGAGCGCGTCGCTCGAGTCGACGGTGGACCTGGCCTGGGCGCCGGAGGCGTGGCTCGCCGCGCACCCGGAGCTGTCCAGCCGGCTGGTGTTCCGGCATGCGGCGGCGCGCTTCGCGGAGGAGGACGCGCGCGTCGTCTTCCTGGAGGCGGACCTGGGCGGCGGAGGCGATCCGTTCGAGGCGCGCCACCCCCAGCGCTACTTCAACCTGGGCATCTGCGAGGCCACCATGCTGGACATGGCGTGTGGCCTGGCGCACGGCGGACACACCGTCATCGCGCACAGCTTCGCGGCGTTCGGCGTGATGCGCGCGTGCGAGCAGGTGCGGCTGAACCTGGCCTATGCGCGCGCCAACGTGAAGCTGGTGTGCGACTACGGCGGTGTGGCGGGCGCCTTCTTCGGTCCCACGCACCACGCCATCGAAGACCTGGCCGTGCTGCGCGCGATGCCCAACCTCACCGTGGTGTCGCCCGCGGACGGCCTGGAGACGGTGCACGCCACGCGCGCGATGCTCCAGCACGACGGACCGGTGTACCTGCGGCTGGGCCGCAACCGCGTCACCCGGCTGGACATCCCGCGCCCGCCGTTCGAACTGGGCCGCGCCGCGCTCCTGCGCGAGGGCGACGACGTGGGGTTGCTCGCGCACGGTGAGGTGGGCGTGTCCGTGGCGCTGGATGCCGCGAAGCTCCTGGATGCACAAGGTGTCTCCGCGCGCGTGCTCAACGTGCACACGCTGAAGCCGCTGGACGAGGAGGCGGTGCGCGAGACGGCGGCGCGCACGCGGCTCCTGGTGACCGTGGAGGAGCACAACGTGCTGGGCGGACTGGGCAGCGCGGTGTGCGAGACCGTGTGCTCGCTGGATTTGCAGCGGCGCGTGCTGCGCGTGGGCTTGCAGGACCGGTACGACTCGCGCGCCGGTTCGCACGAAGCGTTGCTCAAGGGCCATGGGCTGGAGGGCGGGCAGGTGGCCGAGCGCATCATGGGAGTGCTCCCAAGAACCCCGGTGTTTGCCGTGGAATCCGCAACGAGGAGGGACTGA
- the lysW gene encoding lysine biosynthesis protein LysW, with the protein MQVQNPNPMTQSVPPEQCPLCAQPVPGGNRMVGEVLSCGGCSAELEVVSVNPLRLEEAPEVEEDWGE; encoded by the coding sequence ATGCAGGTCCAGAACCCGAACCCGATGACGCAGTCCGTGCCGCCGGAGCAGTGCCCGCTGTGCGCGCAGCCGGTGCCGGGCGGCAACCGGATGGTGGGCGAGGTGCTCTCCTGTGGCGGCTGTTCCGCCGAGCTGGAGGTGGTGAGCGTCAACCCGCTGCGGCTCGAGGAAGCTCCCGAGGTCGAGGAAGACTGGGGGGAGTAG
- a CDS encoding RimK family alpha-L-glutamate ligase: MRKVDLVYTRVRTEEKLLLEALRRRDCAVNLVQDSGMVLSMDRQRVTEADTVLMRSMSFTRARYLATFLEMKGLRVLNSARTISLCGDKALTSAALAAKGVPMPWSFVAFDEDACLEAIEKKGYPVVTKPVLGSWGRMVARLDSRSAAEGVLSTRFGTGGAQDHVALVQEYVDKPGYDLRVYVIGRAVGGLRRRSEHWITNTARGAVPERYEVPVVHAKLAEAAAEAVGGDMVAVDLLETRGGDIYVNEINHCVEFARSIDETGVPLPDLIAEYVASGAGGARR, from the coding sequence ATGCGCAAGGTCGACCTCGTCTATACGCGCGTGCGCACCGAGGAGAAGCTCCTCCTCGAGGCGCTGCGCAGGCGCGACTGCGCCGTCAACCTGGTGCAGGACTCCGGGATGGTGCTGTCCATGGACCGGCAGCGCGTCACCGAGGCCGACACCGTGTTGATGCGCAGCATGTCCTTCACGCGTGCGCGCTACCTGGCCACGTTCCTGGAGATGAAGGGGCTGCGCGTGCTCAACAGCGCGAGGACCATTTCCTTGTGTGGGGACAAGGCGCTCACCAGCGCCGCGCTGGCCGCGAAGGGCGTGCCCATGCCGTGGTCCTTCGTGGCCTTCGACGAGGACGCGTGCCTGGAGGCGATTGAGAAGAAGGGCTACCCGGTGGTGACCAAGCCCGTGCTGGGCAGCTGGGGCCGGATGGTGGCCCGGTTGGATTCGCGCTCCGCGGCGGAAGGCGTGCTGTCCACGCGCTTCGGCACCGGCGGCGCGCAGGACCACGTGGCGCTGGTGCAGGAGTACGTGGACAAGCCGGGCTACGACCTGCGCGTCTACGTCATCGGCCGCGCGGTGGGGGGCCTCAGGCGGCGCTCAGAGCATTGGATCACCAACACCGCGCGAGGCGCCGTGCCGGAGCGCTACGAGGTGCCGGTGGTGCACGCGAAGCTGGCGGAGGCCGCGGCGGAGGCAGTGGGCGGGGACATGGTGGCGGTGGACCTGCTGGAGACGCGCGGCGGCGACATCTACGTCAACGAAATCAACCACTGCGTGGAGTTCGCGCGCAGCATCGACGAGACGGGCGTCCCGCTGCCGGACCTCATCGCGGAGTACGTCGCGTCCGGAGCCGGAGGAGCCCGGCGATGA
- the argC gene encoding N-acetyl-gamma-glutamyl-phosphate reductase: protein MSVRVAVLGAAGYTGGEVLRLLLAHPAVEVVQATSGQFAGKRLDFPHPHLRGVGTLRYTPHDALEPCDVLVSCMPQGELLQRWPKVSQLAERVVDLSADFRLDAAGHARWYGKHPRPDDVPAFVYGLPEWMGEALTNARHVAVPGCMAHAGLLALLPLLHAGLVRPDVLVVDAKTGSSGGGSTPDRSSHHPERANALRCYKPVGHRHTGELEGVVARVTGQQPTIHFSATAVPGVRGILATVHAFAARPVEESEVVRAIATRYREKPFVRLLRPSASLSPFPEPGPLLGTNHCDLSVDVDAERGRIVVNAAIDNLVKGAAGTAVHALNLMLGRPETEGLGFRGLHPL from the coding sequence ATGAGCGTGCGCGTGGCGGTGCTGGGAGCCGCAGGCTACACCGGCGGCGAGGTGCTGCGCCTGTTGCTCGCGCACCCGGCCGTGGAGGTGGTGCAGGCCACCTCCGGCCAGTTCGCCGGCAAGCGCCTGGACTTCCCGCATCCGCACCTGCGCGGAGTGGGGACGCTGCGCTACACGCCGCACGACGCGCTGGAGCCCTGCGACGTGCTGGTGAGCTGCATGCCTCAAGGCGAGCTGCTCCAGCGCTGGCCGAAGGTGTCGCAGCTGGCGGAGCGGGTGGTGGACCTGAGCGCGGACTTCCGCCTGGACGCCGCGGGGCACGCGCGCTGGTATGGCAAGCACCCGCGCCCGGATGACGTGCCCGCGTTCGTCTACGGGCTTCCGGAGTGGATGGGCGAGGCGCTGACGAACGCGCGCCACGTCGCGGTGCCCGGCTGCATGGCGCACGCGGGACTCCTGGCGCTGCTGCCGCTGCTGCACGCGGGGCTCGTGCGTCCGGATGTGCTGGTGGTGGACGCGAAGACGGGTTCGTCTGGAGGCGGCTCGACGCCAGACCGCTCCTCGCACCACCCGGAGCGGGCGAACGCGCTGCGCTGCTACAAGCCGGTGGGCCACCGGCACACGGGCGAGTTGGAGGGCGTGGTGGCGCGCGTCACCGGACAGCAGCCCACCATCCACTTCAGCGCCACGGCGGTGCCAGGAGTGCGCGGCATCCTCGCGACGGTGCACGCGTTCGCGGCGCGACCGGTGGAGGAGTCGGAGGTGGTGCGCGCCATCGCCACGCGCTACCGCGAGAAGCCCTTCGTGCGGCTGCTGCGCCCCAGTGCGTCGCTCTCTCCGTTCCCGGAGCCCGGGCCGCTCCTGGGCACGAACCACTGTGACTTGTCGGTGGACGTGGACGCGGAGCGGGGCCGCATCGTGGTGAACGCGGCCATCGACAACCTGGTGAAAGGTGCCGCCGGCACGGCGGTGCATGCGCTGAACCTGATGCTGGGCCGCCCGGAGACGGAAGGGCTGGGCTTCCGCGGCTTGCATCCGCTCTAG